From Procambarus clarkii isolate CNS0578487 chromosome 14, FALCON_Pclarkii_2.0, whole genome shotgun sequence:
gacactgtccacaggtgataatggtgctgacactgtccacaagtgataatggtactgacactgtccacaggtgataattgagCTGACACTGTACACATTTGGCAATGGGGCTGATACTGTCCACagttgataatggtgctgacactgtccataggtgttaatggtgctgacactgtccatagCTGATAATGGGGATGACACTTGCCACATGtgttaatggggctgacactgtccacatgtgataatggggctgacactgtccacatgtgataatggggctgacactgtccacgtgtgataatggtgctgacactgtccacaggtgataatggagctgacactttccacaggtgataatggtgctgacactgcccacaggtgataatggagctgacactgtccacaggtgataatagggctgacactgtccacatgtaaTATTGATCTGACACTGacgacaggtgataatggggctgacaatgatcacaggtgataatggggctgacactgtccacaggtgataatggagctgacacggtccacaggtgataatggggctgacactgtccacagttaATATTGATCTGACACtggccacaggtgataatggggctgacaatgatcacaggtgataatggggctgacactgtccacaggtgataatggggctgacactgtccacaggtagtATTgatctgacactgaccacaggtgataatggggctgacactgaccacaggtgataatggggctgacactgaccacaactgataatggagctgacactgtccacaggtgataatgggcctgacactgaccacaggtgataatggggctgacactccaCAGGTGatatggagctgacactgtccacaggtgataatggggctgacactgtccacaggttataatggggctgacactgttcacatgtgataatggggctgacactgtccacaggtgataatagtgctgacactgtccacaggtgacaatgggcctgacactgaccacaggtgataatggggctgacactgtccacaggtgataatgggcctgacactgaccacaggtgataatggggctgacactgtccacaggtgataatgggactgacactatccacaggtgataatggggctgacactgtccacaggttataatggggctggcactgttcacatgtgataatggggctgacactgtccacaggtgataatggtgctgacactaacCACAAGTGATAATGCTGCTGAcagtgtccacaggtgataatggggctgacactgaccacaggtgataatggggctgacactgtccacaggtgataatgggcctgacactgaccacaggtgataatggggctgacactgtccacaggtgataatggtgctgacactgtccacaggtgataatggtgctgacactgtccacaggtgataattaagctggcactgtccacaggtgataatgggtctgacactgactacaggtgataatggggctgacactgtccacaggtgataatgggtctgacactgaccacaggtgataatggggctgacactgtccacaggcgataatggggctgacactgaccacaggtgataatggggctgacactgtccacaggtgataatgggtctgacactgaccacaggtggtaatggggctgacactgtccacaggtgataatggtgctcacactgaccacaggtgataatggtgctcacactgtccacaggtgataatggggctgacactgaccacaggagataatggggctgacactgtccacaggtgataatggggctgacactgtccacaggtgataatggtgctcacactgaccacaggtgataatggggctgacactgtctacaggtgataatggggctgacattgaccacgtgtgataatggtgctgacactttcCACAGGTGATACTGGGGCTGACaccgtccacaggtgataatggagttgacactgtccacaggtgataatggaactgacactgtccacaggggataatggggctgacaccacaggtgataatggggctgacactgaccacaggttataatggggctgacactgaccacaggtgataatggggctgacactgaccacaggttataatggaGTTGACACTCACCACACGTGATAAtggaactgacactgtccacaggtgataatggggctgacaccacaggtgataatggggctgacactgaccataggtgataatggagttgacactcaccacaggtgataatggtgctgacactgaccacaggtgataatggagttgacactgtccacaggggataatggggctgacactcaccacaggtgataatggggctgacactgtccacaggggataatggggctgacactgaccacaggtgataatggggctgacactttacaggtgataatggggctgacactgttcacaggggataatggggctgacactgaccacaggtgataatggggctgacactgtctacaggttataatggggctgacactgttcacaggggataatggggctgacactgttcacaggggataatggggctgacactgaccacaggtgataatggggctgacactgtctataggtgataatggggctgacactgttcacaggggataatggggctgacactgaccacaggtgataatggagctgacactgtctacaggttATAATGGGGCGGACACTGTTCACATGTGATActgggactgacactgtccacaggtgataatggggctgacactgtctacaggtgataatggggctgccattgaccacaggtgataatggtgctgacactttccacaggtgatactggggctgacactgaccacaggtgataatggggctgacactgtccacaagtgataatggggctgacactgtccacaggttgaggacctacgcaggatgagtgagcccgtcaagagcctggtggaggctggccgggtggtggccgtcaagagcctggtggaggctggccgggtggtggccgtcaagaggctggtggaggctggccgggtggtggccgtccaggaagaccaagatggccgccgctccgccaggataactctacaagtcggacagctgtacctccacccactcctgcgtcagcccacgcccgcccacgcccacaccatccaggttactttattacacccactagtcttactgacattactgacttactgagttgtgataactaatatgataacattttgttatacagttacCAGCATGATTTATATCATCTTGTGCAGGAGAGTGATGTTGTGGGCGCGCTGgacccctcctgcaccctggcgttccttgagctcgggtgggcggggtcaacaagagggcgggtcaccatccggctgacccctgacactccgctggccagacagtttgtgttgttgtgtacgggccagcggggccacaccttccgcaacactaaactgttgagGGTGTTGGACAAGGGTCGCCCGGGGGAGTGGGTGgagggcggagactacgagagtaatgatggtaagggaggagccccactgttgcctgacctccaggggcagtaccggaGGTCAGGCCAGGCAGGAGCTGTGGGGTCCTGGTGGCGGCGGCCGGGGGATCCCACGAGTGCCCAGTTCTTCAtcatcaccagggaccaccaggctgGTGGCCAGTGGCCAtgtgtcttcggtgatgtggtgagcggcctggatgtggtgagggcagcagtcaaccacagtgacattacggaggtgactgtggtggactgtggtgttgtgctgccactctagttcactgtaccatcactactttggtgttgtgctgccactctagttcactgtaccatcaccatcactactgtggtgttgtgctgccactctagttcactgtaccatcaccatcactactgtggtgttgtgctgccactctagttcactgtaccatcaccatcactactgtggtgttgtgctgccactctagttcactgtaccatcactactgtggtgttgtgctgccactatagttcactgtaccaccaccatcactactgtggtgttgtgctgccactctagttcactgtaccaccaccatcactactgtcgtgttgtgctgccactctagttcactgtaccatcaccatcactactgtggtgttgtgttgccactctagttcactgtaccaccaccatcactactgtgttgtgctgccactctagttcactgtaccatcaccatcactactgtggtgttgtgttgccactctagttcactgtaccatcaccatcactactgtggtgttgtgctgccactctagttcactgtaccatcactactatggtgttgtgctgccactctagttcactgtaccatcaccatcactactgtggtgttgtgttgccactctagttcactgtaccaccaccatcactactgtgttgtgctgccactctagttcactgtactatcaccatcactactgtggtgttgtgctgccactctggttcactgtaccttcaccatcactactgtggtgttgtgttgccactctagttcactgtaccatcaccatcactactgtggtgttgtgctgccactctagttcactgtaccttcaccatcactactgtgatgttgtcctgccactctagttcactgtaccatcactactgtagtgttgtgctgccactctagttcactgtaccaccaccatcactactgtggtgttgtgttgccactctagttcactgtaccatcactactgtggtgttgtgcttccactctagttcactgtaccaccaccatcactactgtggtgttgtgttgccactctagttcactgtaccatcactactgtggtgttgtgctgccactctagttcactgtaccatcactactgtggtgttgtgctgccactctagttcactgtaccatcaatactgtggtgttgtgctgccactctagttcactgtaccatcaccatcactactgtggtgttgtgctgtcactcaagttcactgtaccaccaccatcactactgtggtgttgtgctgccactctagttcactgtaccatcaccatcactactgtggtattgtgctgccactctagttctctgtaccatcaccatcactactgtggtgttgtgctgccactctagttcactgtaccatcaccatcacaactgtggtgttgtgctgccactctagttcactgtaccatcaccatcactactgtggtgtgctgccactctagttcactgtaccatcactactgtggtgttgtgctgccactctagttcactgtaccataacccatcaccatcactactgtggtgttgtgctgccactctagttcactgtaccataacccatcaccatcactactgtggtgttgtgctgccactctagttcactgtaccatcaccatcacaactgtggtgttgtgctgccactctagttcactgtaccatcaccatcactactgtggtgttgtgctgccactctagttcactgtaccatcactactgtggtgttgtgctgccactctagttcactgtaccatcactactgtggtgttgtgctgccagtctagttcactgtaccaccaccatcactactgtggtgttgtgctgccactctagttcactgtaccatcaccatcactactgtggtattgtgctgccactctagttctctgtaccatcaccatcactactgtggtgttgtgctgccactctagttcactgtaccatcaccatcacaactgtggtgttgtgctgccactctagttcactgtaccatcaccatcactactgtggtgtgctgccactctagttcactgtaccatcactactgtggtgttgtgctgccactctagttcactgtaccataacccatcaccatcactactgtggtgttgtgctgccactctagttcactgtaccataacccatcaccatcactactgtggtgttgtgctgccactctagttcactgtaccatcaccatcacaactgtggtgttgtgctgccactctagttcactgtaccatcaccatcactactgtggtgttgtgctgccactctagttcactgtaccatcactactgtggtgttgtgctgccactctagttcactgtaccatcactactgtggtgttgtgctgccagtctagttcactgtaccaccaccatcactactgtggtgttgtgctgccactatagttcactgtaccatcaccatcactactgtggtgttgtgctaccactctagttcactgtaccatcaatactgtggtgttgtgctgccactctagttcactgtaccataacccatcaccatcactactgtggtgttgtgctgccactctagttcactgtaccataacccatcaccatcactactgtggtgttgtgctgccactctagttcactgtaccataacccaccaccatcactactgtggtgttgtgctgccactctagttcactgtaccatcactattgtggtgttgtgctgccactctagttcactgtaccatcactactgtggtgttgtgctgccactctagttcactgtaccaccaccatcactactgtggtgttgtgctgccactctagttcactgtaccaccaccatcactactgtggtgttgtgctgccgctctagttcactgtaccaccaccatcactactgtggtgttgtgctgccactctagttcactgtaccaccaccatcactactgtggtgttgtgctgccactatagttcactgtaccatcaccatcactactgtggtgttgtgctgccactctagttcactgtaccatcactaccgtggtgttgtgctgccactctagttcactgtaccataacccatcactactgtggtgttgtgctgccactctagttcactgtaccttaacccat
This genomic window contains:
- the LOC138364640 gene encoding peptidyl-prolyl cis-trans isomerase-like, which gives rise to MSEPVKSLVEAGRVVAVKSLVEAGRVVAVKRLVEAGRVVAVQEDQDGRRSARITLQVGQLYLHPLLRQPTPAHAHTIQESDVVGALDPSCTLAFLELGWAGSTRGRVTIRLTPDTPLARQFVLLCTGQRGHTFRNTKLLRVLDKGRPGEWVEGGDYESNDGKGGAPLLPDLQGQYRRSGQAGAVGSWWRRPGDPTSAQFFIITRDHQAGGQWPCVFGDVVSGLDVVRAAVNHSDITEVTVVDCGVVLPL